The following are from one region of the Colias croceus chromosome 4, ilColCroc2.1 genome:
- the LOC123691087 gene encoding glycerol kinase-like: MREFGSFGPLIGAIDEGTSNVKFLIFAANTSEVLTYHQLPLKRFSPQQGWVEQDSLEILSAVLECIEVTIDNLKKLDIDPADVVGIGLTNQRETTIVWNSSTGEPLYSAIVWLDVRTSKIVDELNKNKGAQSINAVTQTSGLPLSTYFSSVKLKWLLQNVTAIQDAVASGNCMAGTVDSWLIWNLTGGCRGGVHVTDVTNASRTQLMSLKSLQWDRGLLRFFDIPVEILPKIKSSSEIYGYIATGSLLGTPIAGCLGDQQSALVGQNCMKFGQVKCTYGTGCFLLYNTGESIVHSQSGLLTTVAYKLGPDAPAIYALEGSVAVAGDTLQWLQKGMGIINDISDTEVLATQVADNEEGSVCFVPAFNGLYSPHWRKDARGIMCGISSTTRTEHIIRAALEAVCQQTRAVAMSMATDCAPLRKLLADGGMAQNSTLMQMQADTLGIPVIRPLMMESTALGAAIVAGRALRVWPASTPSSPSDTFIPAISNEDREIRRKRWEDALNRCMGWVNDDDEQKTENEDEIDRTATVLPPGLFFLGTAILVVLADKLKMLP; the protein is encoded by the exons ATGCGTGAATTCGGAAGTTTTGGTCCATTGATTGGAGCTATAGATGAAGGAACTTCGAACGTTAAAtttttg atatttgcAGCAAACACTTCAGAAGTGTTGACTTATCATCAATTACCCCTGAAAAGATTTAGCCCTCAACAAGGTTGGGTAGAACAAGATTCTTTGGAAATTTTAAGTGCTGTATTAGAATGTATTGAA GTTACTATagacaatttaaaaaagttggaTATTGACCCAGCTGATGTTGTTGGTATTGGCTTAACAAATCAAAGAGAAACAACAATTGTTTGGAATTCCTCAACTGGGGAGCCTCTTTATAGCGCAATAG TGTGGCTGGATGTGAGAACTTCAAAAATTGttgatgaattaaataaaaataaaggcgCACAAAGTATTAATGCTGTAACACAAACTAGTGGTCTTCCATTATCAACTTATTTCTCTTCTGTTAAGTTGAAATGGCTCTTGCAAAATGTAACAGCAATACAGGATGCTGTAGCGTCAGGAAACTGCATGGCTGGTACAGTGGACTCATGGTTAATTTGG AATCTGACCGGTGGCTGCCGTGGTGGTGTTCATGTaacagatgtaacaaatgcaTCAAGAACCCAATTGATGTCATTAAAAAGTTTGCAGTGGGATAGAGGACTTTTACGTTTTTTCGATATACCAGTTGAAATACTACCAAAGATAAAAAGTTCCTCAGAAATATATGGCTATATAGCTACAGGATCACTTCTTGGAACACCAATAGCTGGG TGTTTAGGGGATCAACAGTCTGCATTAGTGGgacaaaattgtatgaaatttgggcAAGTAAAATGTACATATGGCACAGGATGCTTTCTTTTGTACAATACAG GTGAATCTATTGTACATTCGCAAAGTGGTTTGCTTACAACTGTGGCCTATAAACTTGGACCGGATGCGCCGGCAATTTATGCATTAGAAGGATCAGTTGCAGTAGCAG gtgACACACTGCAATGGTTACAGAAGGGCATGggaataataaatgatatatcGGACACGGAAGTCCTCGCTACTCAAGTAGCTGATAATGAAGAAGGAAGTGTATGTTTCGTGCCAGCATTTAATGGTCTATACTCGCCACATTGGAGGAAGGACGCGAGAGg TATAATGTGTGGTATAAGCAGTACTACACGTACTGAGCATATAATTCGCGCCGCGCTGGAAGCGGTGTGCCAACAGACCCGCGCGGTCGCTATGTCCATGGCCACGGATTGCGCGCCGTTACGGAAGCTCCTCGCTGACGGGGGCATGGCACAAAACTCGACGCTTATGCAGATGCAAGCTGACACGCTTGGCATTCCAGtg atTCGGCCATTGATGATGGAGAGCACAGCACTAGGGGCGGCGATAGTGGCGGGCCGCGCTTTACGTGTGTGGCCGGCCAGCACACCTAGCTCGCCTTCGGACACCTTTATACCAGCTATTTCGAATGAAG ATCGAGAAATCCGCCGTAAACGTTGGGAAGACGCACTTAATAGATGTATGGGATGGGTTAACGATGATGATGAACAAAAGACGGAAAATGAag atgAAATTGACCGCACAGCTACAGTGTTACCACCAGGGCTATTTTTCCTTGGGACAGCGATTCTTGTTGTTTtagcagataaattgaaaatgttgCCATAA